A stretch of Cottoperca gobio unplaced genomic scaffold, fCotGob3.1 fCotGob3_242arrow_ctg1, whole genome shotgun sequence DNA encodes these proteins:
- the LOC115005037 gene encoding inhibin beta A chain-like, whose translation MSSLFSLFFFVAIGLLIDASPTVSPAPEVNMANRLHEGAPSPDCPSCALPQMRRNSSSLGGQSDMVEAVKLHILNMLHLSTRPNLTQPVPRAALLNAIKKLHVGRVAGDGSVDILEEGRGFGAPSLIEPPSEIITFAEPGASLNTVTFDISKEGGGSLVVEQANVWIFLKMSKGIRVKGKVALRLHHADDEKEDCVSEKMVDTRRSGWHTLAVSRSVQTLLDGGSSLLGLRVSCPLCTEAGASPILMPAVGEQAGGRDQSHRPFLMVVLRAGEEATQRRVKRGLECDGKIRVCCKRQFYVNFKDIGWNDWIIAPSGYHANYCQGDCPNHMASFSGSSLSFHSTVINHYRMRGYSPFQNIKSCCVPTRLRAMSMLYYNEEQKIIKKDIQNMIVEECGCS comes from the exons ATgtcctctctgttttctttgttcttcttcGTGGCCATCGGTCTTCTCATCGACGCCTCTCCGACGGTCTCTCCAGCTCCAGAGGTCAACATGGCGAATCGGCTCCATGAGGGGGCGCCATCCCCGGACTGTCCGTCCTGCGCTCTGCCTCAGATGAGGAGAAACTCGTCTTCGTTGGGAGGACAGAGCGACATGGTGGAGGCGGTGAAACTTCACATTCTCAATATGCTGCACCTGAGCACTCGGCCCAACTTGACTCAGCCTGTCCCTCGCGCCGCATTGCTCAACGCCATCAAGAAGCTCCACGTCGGCCGCGTGGCTGGAGACGGCAGTGTGGACATCCTAGAGGAGGGCCGGGGCTTTGGGGCCCCATCACTAATTGAACCACCATCTGAAATCATTACTTTTGCAGAGCCAG GAGCCTCTCTGAACACGGTGACCTTTGACATCTCAAAGGAGGGCGGCGGATCGTTGGTGGTGGAACAGGCGAATGTCTGGATCTTCCTGAAGATGTCAAAGGGAATCCGAGTGAAAGGCAAAGTGGCGCTGCGGCTTCATCACGCGGATGATGAGAAAGAGGACTGTGTTTCAGAGAAAATGGTGGACACTCGTCGCAGCGGCTGGCACACCCTCGCCGTCTCCCGCAGTGTACAGACTCTGCTGGATGGCGGCAGCAGCTTACTCGGGCTGCGGGTTTCCTGCCCGCTGTGCACCGAGGCTGGAGCCTCGCCCATTCTGATGCCTGCGGTCGGCGAGCAAGCGGGCGGGCGAGATCAGTCTCACCGACCATTCCTCATGGTGGTGTTGCGAGCTGGAGAAGAGGCAACTCAGCGACGAGTCAAACGAGGTCTGGAATGCGACGGGAAAATACGCGTCTGCTGCAAACGACAGTTTTACGTGAACTTCAAAGATATCGGTTGGAACGACTGGATTATCGCTCCATCCGGTTACCATGCCAACTACTGCCAGGGCGACTGTCCAAACCACATGGCGAGCTTTAGCGGCTCGTCCCTGTCCTTCCACTCTACCGTTATCAATCATTATCGTATGAGGGGCTATAGCCCGTTTCAAAACATCAAGTCGTGCTGTGTTCCCACGAGGCTGCGCGCTATGTCCATGCTGTACTACAATGAAGAGCAGAAGATCATCAAGAAAGACATCCAGAACATGATCGTGGAGGAGTGCGGCTGCTCATAA